A DNA window from Pseudarthrobacter sp. W1I19 contains the following coding sequences:
- a CDS encoding MoxR family ATPase, which produces MTMTTEQAAWFAETFEKLVANVGQAVLGKEHVIRLTFTAMLAEGHVLFEDAPGTGKTSLARALAATVQGSNNRIQFTPDLLPSDVTGVTIYDQKTQKFEFHKGPIFNNIVLADEINRASPKTQSALLEVMEESRVTVDGVTYAAGRPFMVMATQNPIEQAGTYRLPEAQLDRFLIKTSIGYPDHASTVRLLGGSNLKDRSQELTAVITTQAVADMADLAATTHVDTAVLEYISRLCEETRSAPETRLGVSVRGALAMVRAAKVWAAAQGRNFVLPDDIKELAPVVWTHRFVMDPEAEFSGATPEAVLTRILADVAAPQQRTNA; this is translated from the coding sequence ATGACCATGACCACCGAGCAGGCCGCCTGGTTTGCTGAAACCTTCGAAAAGCTCGTCGCCAACGTGGGGCAGGCCGTCCTTGGCAAGGAGCACGTCATCAGGCTGACCTTCACCGCCATGCTGGCGGAGGGGCATGTCCTGTTCGAAGACGCGCCCGGCACCGGCAAAACGTCCTTGGCCCGGGCATTGGCGGCCACGGTGCAGGGATCCAACAACCGCATCCAGTTCACCCCGGACCTCCTGCCCTCGGACGTCACCGGCGTCACCATCTATGACCAGAAGACGCAGAAGTTTGAGTTCCACAAGGGTCCGATCTTCAACAACATCGTCCTGGCGGACGAAATCAACCGCGCCTCGCCCAAGACCCAGTCGGCCCTGCTGGAAGTCATGGAGGAATCCCGCGTCACGGTGGACGGCGTCACCTACGCGGCCGGACGCCCCTTTATGGTGATGGCCACGCAGAACCCCATAGAACAGGCCGGCACCTACCGGCTGCCCGAGGCACAGCTTGACCGCTTCCTGATCAAGACGTCCATCGGGTACCCGGACCACGCCTCCACGGTCCGGCTCCTGGGCGGCTCGAACCTGAAGGACCGCTCCCAGGAACTCACGGCCGTCATCACCACTCAGGCTGTGGCGGACATGGCCGACCTCGCCGCCACCACCCACGTGGACACCGCGGTCCTGGAATACATCTCCCGGCTCTGCGAGGAGACCCGCAGTGCACCGGAAACCCGGCTGGGAGTCTCCGTGCGCGGCGCCCTGGCCATGGTGCGTGCCGCGAAGGTCTGGGCAGCCGCCCAGGGACGGAACTTCGTCCTCCCGGACGACATCAAAGAACTCGCCCCCGTGGTGTGGACCCACCGATTTGTCATGGACCCGGAAGCCGAGTTCTCCGGCGCTACACCCGAAGCCGTCCTGACCCGAATCCTGGCAGACGTGGCCGCGCCCCAGCAGCGCACCAACGCCTGA